A genomic segment from uncultured Erythrobacter sp. encodes:
- a CDS encoding glycosyltransferase family 1 protein — protein sequence MPLAVDLRGIDLFHAPANILPGGLTMPSITTIHDTMWLTHPKWCNPEPWGRIEQRFYGHGIRRALARSALVATVSEASRNQIVRIRPESAVRIAVTRSGVADDFHPVSPDAEALAQLGLAPHRRYVLIVGQGAPYKNHDGALKAFALACGSSSDIDLVLVQRRSGQRQEFARLIRALGLDGRVQVLEPIDRAALVQLYSGAAALLHPSFIEGFGNPVAEAMACGCPVVTSNCSAMPEVAGGAALLVDPYDRAAIAGALRRVTHDPVLAAELRQLGLARAAQLDWRAFAAANLALYRKVLDAPA from the coding sequence TTGCCACTTGCCGTGGACTTGCGCGGGATCGATCTGTTCCATGCGCCGGCCAACATCCTGCCCGGCGGACTGACGATGCCCTCGATCACGACCATTCATGACACGATGTGGCTGACGCATCCGAAATGGTGCAATCCAGAGCCTTGGGGCCGAATCGAGCAACGCTTCTATGGCCATGGTATCCGACGGGCTCTCGCCCGCTCGGCGCTGGTGGCGACAGTCAGTGAGGCGAGCCGCAACCAGATTGTCCGTATCAGACCGGAATCGGCGGTCCGCATTGCGGTGACCCGCTCGGGTGTTGCCGATGACTTCCACCCGGTTTCGCCCGATGCAGAAGCATTGGCGCAGCTGGGCCTTGCGCCTCACCGGCGCTATGTCCTGATCGTGGGGCAGGGCGCACCCTACAAGAATCACGACGGCGCGCTGAAGGCGTTTGCGCTGGCTTGCGGGTCATCGTCCGACATTGATCTGGTGCTGGTGCAAAGACGCAGTGGGCAGCGGCAGGAATTCGCGCGGCTCATTCGGGCCCTAGGCCTTGATGGCCGGGTTCAAGTGCTTGAGCCAATTGACCGCGCGGCGCTGGTGCAGCTTTACAGCGGGGCTGCGGCGTTGCTGCATCCCTCCTTCATTGAAGGCTTTGGCAACCCGGTTGCCGAGGCGATGGCTTGCGGTTGTCCGGTCGTAACCAGCAACTGCTCGGCAATGCCTGAGGTTGCGGGCGGTGCGGCGCTTCTGGTCGATCCCTATGATCGGGCAGCGATTGCAGGAGCTCTGCGGCGAGTGACACATGACCCCGTCCTCGCCGCCGAGCTGCGTCAGCTTGGCTTGGCGCGCGCGGCGCAGCTCGACTGGCGCGCCTTCGCTGCTGCCAACCTTGCGCTTTATCGCAAGGTGTTGGACGCCCCCGCCTGA